The proteins below are encoded in one region of Helianthus annuus cultivar XRQ/B chromosome 2, HanXRQr2.0-SUNRISE, whole genome shotgun sequence:
- the LOC110894812 gene encoding uncharacterized protein LOC110894812 — MIGGNELVTPGEFSVGAAKRYVSKGVYHSNNYVIDWCKLVPLKCNAFVWRAEMGKIPMALALKNRNIDSDDLTCHMCGSGEYIVNHLFSRCIIASRVWHHIVLWCKVPPFVTSSTRELLEVHNAVGLSNTAKEVFQGIVSVGCWSIWRLKNKLKFEDKQVWVEDILSEIKSIGFYGLEVDVN; from the coding sequence ATGATCGGTGGAAATGAATTGGTGACTCCGGGAGAATTCTCGGTTGGAGCGGCTAAACGCTATGTTTCTAAGGGGGTTTATCATAGTAATAATTATGTCATTGATTGGTGCAAGCTGGTTCCGCTAAAGTGCAATGCCTTTGTGTGGAGAGCCGAAATGGGAAAAATTCCTATGGCTCTTGCGTTGAAGAATAGGAATATTGATAGCGATGATCTGACATGCCACATGTGTGGGTCGGGAGAATACATTGTCAACCATTTATTTTCCAGATGCATCATAGCGTCTCGGGTTTGGCATCATATCGTGTTGTGGTGCAAGGTTCCTCCTTTTGTTACTAGCTCGACTAGAGAGCTTTTAGAAGTTCATAATGCGGTTGGGTTATCTAATACGGCAAAAGAAGTTTTCCAAGGGATAGTGAGTGTGGGATGTTGGAGTATTTGGCGTTTGAAAAATAAGCTCAAATTTGAAGATAAACAAGTTTGGGTTGAAGATATCTTAAGTGAGATTAAATCTATCGGGTTTTATGGATTAGAAGTAGATGTAAATTGA